One region of Bdellovibrio bacteriovorus genomic DNA includes:
- a CDS encoding ketoacyl-ACP synthase III encodes MSKRTATIVGTGMYAPERVITNQYFNDLYKKDIGTFLSESRNIRERRWMEKDQRTSDLIIPAAEEAMKNAGITAKDLDLIIVSTDTPDYLSPSTASVVAYRMGAVNAGTYDINTACAGFVVGCDIASKYIAADEKYKNVLVVGAYGMSKYLNFDDYKIASLFADGAGAVVIQPAKDTRGFIDSQMYTDGQYHDYMGIYAGGTAQPVTHEVVENKGHLLAFPKRIPPETNGIHWPRLTNMLLDRQRMKPEDIKHFFITQFNVQSIYETMDKLNLSRERAHYVMDRFGYTGSASIGMALADAARQKKMKKGDMVFMLGSGGGMSMAALALEWGYDT; translated from the coding sequence ATGAGCAAAAGAACAGCGACAATTGTAGGAACAGGGATGTACGCGCCTGAGCGTGTGATTACAAATCAGTACTTTAATGATTTGTATAAAAAAGATATCGGCACTTTCTTAAGCGAAAGCCGTAATATTCGCGAACGTCGCTGGATGGAAAAAGATCAGCGCACATCAGATCTTATTATTCCCGCGGCGGAAGAGGCGATGAAAAATGCGGGTATTACCGCGAAAGATTTAGATCTTATCATCGTATCTACAGACACTCCGGACTACCTTTCTCCTTCTACCGCTTCGGTTGTCGCTTATCGCATGGGTGCAGTGAATGCAGGAACTTACGACATCAATACGGCGTGTGCGGGTTTTGTTGTGGGCTGTGATATTGCTTCAAAATACATTGCCGCTGACGAAAAATATAAAAACGTTCTGGTCGTTGGTGCTTACGGCATGAGTAAGTATTTGAACTTTGACGACTACAAAATCGCTTCGTTGTTTGCGGATGGTGCCGGCGCCGTTGTCATTCAACCTGCGAAAGACACGCGCGGTTTTATCGATAGTCAAATGTACACCGACGGACAATATCACGACTACATGGGAATTTACGCCGGAGGTACGGCACAACCTGTAACTCATGAAGTGGTCGAAAACAAAGGCCATCTATTGGCTTTCCCGAAACGCATTCCACCAGAAACAAACGGCATTCACTGGCCGCGTTTGACGAACATGCTTTTAGACCGTCAGCGCATGAAGCCTGAAGACATCAAGCATTTCTTCATCACTCAGTTTAACGTTCAGAGCATTTACGAAACGATGGATAAGTTAAACCTTTCTCGTGAACGCGCCCATTACGTAATGGATCGCTTCGGCTATACGGGCTCTGCCTCTATTGGAATGGCTTTGGCCGATGCCGCCCGCCAAAAGAAGATGAAAAAAGGTGATATGGTCTTTATGTTGGGCTCTGGCGGTGGTATGAGCATGGCCGCCCTCGCACTTGAATGGGGATACGACACATAA
- a CDS encoding alpha/beta fold hydrolase, translating to MIHVEVKPGLVPENVFFIHGNLASNRWWLPSEEIWKKEAQGKNYQGSLIYAEFRGCGGSTPPKSSDEVNMHLFAEDFIEVVRSLKKGPVHLVGHSTGGLIASLMMAKAPELFGKAILLDSVGAQGVTFDTSMITAFEQMKQDKNLTGVVLGSTIHNNNPESKFFKDVLVEDAFHAVKTVGHWVLQALDGLDIREEIQKIKNEVLVLHGEHDKLLPMSESEALASLFSRGKFQVIEGLGHCPNIESPEKFVSITRNFLFQPL from the coding sequence ATGATTCACGTTGAGGTAAAACCCGGATTAGTTCCTGAAAATGTTTTCTTCATCCATGGTAATCTTGCTTCAAATCGCTGGTGGTTGCCTTCCGAAGAAATTTGGAAGAAAGAAGCTCAAGGTAAGAACTATCAAGGTTCATTGATCTATGCCGAGTTTCGCGGTTGTGGCGGTAGCACGCCTCCAAAAAGCTCTGATGAAGTGAACATGCATCTTTTTGCAGAAGACTTCATTGAAGTCGTTCGCTCGCTAAAAAAAGGACCGGTTCACTTGGTGGGTCATTCAACAGGCGGGTTGATTGCTTCCTTGATGATGGCTAAAGCGCCAGAACTTTTCGGAAAAGCGATTTTGCTGGACTCCGTGGGTGCTCAAGGTGTGACGTTCGACACTTCCATGATCACTGCTTTTGAACAAATGAAGCAGGATAAAAATCTAACGGGCGTGGTTCTAGGATCTACGATTCATAATAATAATCCTGAATCGAAATTCTTTAAGGATGTCTTGGTAGAAGATGCTTTTCACGCGGTGAAAACCGTCGGTCATTGGGTTCTTCAAGCCCTAGATGGATTAGATATTCGCGAAGAAATTCAAAAAATTAAGAATGAAGTGCTCGTTCTTCACGGTGAGCACGACAAGCTTTTACCGATGTCGGAATCTGAGGCCCTGGCTTCTTTGTTTTCGCGAGGAAAATTTCAAGTTATCGAAGGTTTGGGCCACTGTCCCAACATCGAATCCCCTGAAAAGTTTGTGAGCATCACCCGCAACTTTTTGTTTCAGCCTCTTTGA
- a CDS encoding matrixin family metalloprotease, translating into MYKLLFLISAAIALVSCQQGPSLGPGDDDHLASAAETDCGFIQNSYGQRVSWKLNIPVVLQLHSEYPPEYDEVIKRAAQHWNDAAGMTLFRFDRTGANLGTEVTRNATNTVHWMKTWPEAQKTLQAVTNLYWRGNQIYESDIAVDHKYFNFFVDKATTPYDVHLESLMIHELGHVLGLKHRTVPSVMWSTLNGAVKRDSLTAADRETIKCEY; encoded by the coding sequence ATGTATAAATTGCTTTTCCTCATTTCCGCTGCCATCGCCCTTGTGTCTTGCCAGCAAGGTCCCTCTTTAGGACCTGGAGATGATGATCATTTGGCCAGCGCCGCTGAAACCGACTGCGGCTTCATTCAAAATAGTTATGGTCAACGTGTGTCTTGGAAGCTCAATATTCCTGTTGTGCTGCAACTTCATAGCGAATACCCGCCTGAATATGATGAAGTGATTAAACGGGCTGCTCAGCATTGGAATGATGCTGCCGGCATGACGCTTTTCCGATTTGATAGAACAGGCGCGAATCTGGGCACTGAAGTTACACGTAACGCTACGAACACCGTCCATTGGATGAAGACGTGGCCGGAAGCCCAAAAGACCCTGCAAGCGGTCACGAATCTTTATTGGCGCGGAAATCAGATTTACGAATCTGATATTGCCGTTGATCATAAGTACTTCAATTTCTTCGTCGATAAAGCAACGACACCCTATGATGTTCATTTAGAAAGTCTTATGATCCACGAGCTGGGACATGTGCTGGGATTAAAACATCGCACAGTGCCGAGTGTGATGTGGTCGACATTAAATGGTGCCGTGAAACGAGACTCTTTAACTGCAGCCGATCGTGAAACAATCAAGTGCGAGTATTAA
- a CDS encoding outer membrane protein assembly factor BamE — protein MLRYLAIPVVIIGLLTTACQTSMLKQFGEVKPGMEKDDVLDLMGSPSRTQRFHGKDRWTYVFYDDRIRFEKEVQFFNGNAIYVGDISQPEVTKTAMAVDAINEQKNKEIDEQIAKEVEQHRKEYSDYEAKARGEDKVRYVPEFESIR, from the coding sequence ATGCTCCGTTATTTGGCTATTCCTGTCGTGATAATCGGTCTTTTGACGACAGCCTGTCAGACGTCAATGCTAAAGCAGTTTGGCGAAGTAAAACCCGGCATGGAAAAAGATGACGTACTTGATTTAATGGGAAGCCCCTCTCGCACCCAACGCTTTCATGGGAAAGACCGTTGGACCTATGTTTTTTATGACGACCGCATCCGTTTCGAAAAAGAAGTTCAATTCTTTAATGGCAACGCCATTTATGTAGGAGATATATCTCAACCAGAAGTCACGAAAACGGCGATGGCCGTTGATGCTATCAATGAGCAGAAGAACAAAGAGATCGACGAACAAATCGCCAAAGAAGTCGAGCAACACCGCAAAGAGTATAGCGATTATGAAGCGAAAGCTCGCGGCGAAGATAAAGTCCGCTACGTCCCTGAATTTGAATCTATTCGCTAG
- the fabG gene encoding 3-oxoacyl-ACP reductase FabG, with protein sequence MTNINFDFKNKNAIVTGGAAGIGFQITQKFLEAGGNVSIWDYSEQALQTAKTEFAKYGAQVHVAQVDVTNRESVAKAASSLPWAVDILVNNAGITRDKSFAKMGPEDWDAVISTNLTGLFNVTKTLLEKFNASSNHKRIINISSVVGLYGNFGQTNYAAAKAGVIGMTKTWGKELGRKGFTSNAIAPGFIMTAMTKAMPKEVLEGMAAKVPVTRLGETEDIANACLFLASEQASYINGTVLSVDGGIVL encoded by the coding sequence ATGACAAATATTAATTTTGATTTCAAAAATAAAAATGCAATCGTTACTGGCGGCGCTGCAGGTATCGGTTTTCAAATCACACAAAAATTCCTAGAAGCTGGCGGCAACGTTTCTATCTGGGATTATTCTGAACAGGCTTTGCAGACGGCAAAAACTGAATTCGCCAAATACGGAGCGCAAGTTCACGTCGCACAAGTCGATGTGACGAATCGTGAATCAGTTGCAAAAGCGGCGTCTTCATTGCCATGGGCTGTGGATATCCTTGTGAATAACGCTGGTATCACACGCGATAAGTCTTTTGCGAAAATGGGACCTGAAGATTGGGATGCAGTTATCAGCACAAACCTAACAGGTCTTTTCAACGTTACAAAAACGTTATTAGAAAAATTCAACGCAAGCTCTAACCACAAGCGCATCATCAATATCTCCTCCGTAGTTGGACTTTACGGAAACTTTGGTCAAACGAATTACGCTGCCGCAAAAGCAGGTGTGATCGGTATGACGAAAACTTGGGGTAAAGAGTTAGGTCGTAAAGGCTTTACATCGAATGCCATCGCACCAGGCTTCATTATGACGGCTATGACGAAAGCAATGCCGAAAGAAGTGCTTGAAGGTATGGCGGCCAAAGTTCCTGTGACTCGCTTGGGTGAAACTGAAGATATTGCAAACGCGTGTTTGTTCTTGGCAAGTGAACAAGCGAGCTATATTAACGGCACGGTCTTGAGTGTTGATGGTGGAATTGTATTGTAA
- the rsgA gene encoding ribosome small subunit-dependent GTPase A, whose amino-acid sequence MNSYSHLNSWGWDLFFELQIENKEDDLKLARVIGQERDLYRVTFGESTSLLAQVSGRFRHDFANAPGAFPAVGDWVLCRMEEHQDKALIQKVLDRRTCFYRRDPGQGVQVVAANVDVVFIVTSLNRDLNVNRLDRYLSIAWDSGASPVIVLSKADLVENAESILRDLENTYIGVPIYAVSVFEPQTCEGLRKYLKPGKTAVLMGSSGVGKSTLTNFFLGEEILKTQSAREDDDRGRHTTTSRSLFRLKEGAVLMDTPGMRQLGLHDQEEGVQELFSDILSLSEQCKFRDCAHNQEPGCAIHNALSNGDLDPDRWESYLKLQKEASYQERRLDPAKMAEEKKRWKKIHLAAKVHMARKSRGEI is encoded by the coding sequence GTGAATTCATACTCACACCTCAATTCTTGGGGATGGGATTTATTTTTTGAACTACAAATTGAAAACAAAGAAGACGATCTGAAGTTGGCGCGCGTGATTGGTCAGGAAAGAGACCTTTACCGTGTGACATTTGGTGAATCGACCAGTCTTTTGGCGCAAGTATCAGGACGCTTTCGCCATGATTTTGCAAATGCGCCCGGCGCGTTTCCCGCCGTGGGCGACTGGGTGCTTTGCCGTATGGAAGAGCATCAAGACAAAGCTCTTATCCAAAAAGTTTTAGACCGTCGCACGTGTTTTTATCGTCGCGATCCGGGGCAAGGTGTGCAAGTCGTCGCGGCGAATGTCGATGTTGTCTTCATTGTGACGTCACTCAATCGCGATCTGAACGTCAATCGTTTGGATCGATACTTGAGTATTGCGTGGGATAGCGGCGCCTCGCCTGTTATCGTGTTGAGCAAAGCCGACTTAGTCGAAAACGCCGAAAGTATTCTGCGTGATCTTGAAAACACTTATATCGGAGTTCCGATTTACGCCGTCAGTGTCTTTGAACCGCAGACGTGTGAGGGCTTAAGAAAATATTTGAAACCAGGAAAAACAGCCGTTCTTATGGGATCTTCCGGCGTTGGAAAATCCACGTTAACGAACTTTTTTCTGGGCGAAGAGATTCTTAAAACTCAAAGTGCTAGAGAAGACGACGATCGCGGTCGCCATACCACGACATCTCGCAGCTTGTTTCGTCTGAAAGAAGGAGCCGTGTTGATGGACACTCCGGGTATGAGGCAGTTGGGATTGCATGATCAGGAAGAAGGCGTGCAGGAATTATTTTCGGACATCCTGTCTCTTTCAGAGCAATGTAAATTCCGAGACTGCGCCCATAATCAAGAACCCGGTTGCGCTATTCATAATGCTTTATCCAACGGAGATTTGGATCCCGACCGGTGGGAAAGCTACTTGAAACTGCAAAAGGAAGCGTCTTATCAGGAGCGTCGATTGGATCCCGCGAAAATGGCGGAGGAAAAGAAAAGATGGAAGAAAATACATCTGGCCGCTAAAGTTCATATGGCAAGAAAGAGCCGGGGAGAAATCTAA
- a CDS encoding phospholipase D-like domain-containing protein, which yields MKRLSVLFAIILVVSACTSAQRTPSSVIYDDQRVNRIQEIDLELSKFWNNDWRANQQFFQTQTGLSAPQAFDGRMYQDPYVRDQVDRLWKERQQEVDVLSSKLSLREWDGLGPWFSASFRSPLFEKEEIVEITNLNEFKSEDINATNAFPLEHRFYSNYSLRLMNNLPVETTPFAGDRQDQRQKYLKARLDCDGDIIYQSGFLFFQNETRGRVYEFNWYFNKENGQRVRVKLSPGVRSCQLRYYDPDKDRKWTHTIRLVDVAMTTPEWVKLTNQIDVCARPVGNFGGNNVTNFFWQQDYLFTTCPQSFDKLINLRDPYLSMNRRVLSLTGSPLSRKDFNDKNPMAALNFDKAPKFDIIWVSSLNFSADFYGMVLARALRHHAERGTQIRVLVPEVTMTKKDKRILEWLAFGMPNVKVQYYKYRLSEAKDGSWLDKFHRVNHTKIVMGYSSTNWKDSFLITGGRNIRDSYIFSDTPFYKAYKYLKNYGEGEEPYIYYNDFEVEMRGHPFIQSVMAQMLSFWMRDPVSNRFRSTNVNIPQAASQSQVLRLTALPNLYPLVRHVMSLPFFDGFQLEKFYINMIDSAQSELLLTTPYFRPSVAISAALDRAVQRGVKVKILTRIHLAGDGTPQIAEDVNKEGINRHLKNVEIYEWTDSRSIMHAKILVIDKKLSFISSVNLNRRSFIHDTESGALILHEPTALDMRKEVLDFLKGGRRITQKEKISWINGTLIDWADSYF from the coding sequence ATGAAACGTCTCTCCGTTTTATTCGCAATAATTTTGGTAGTGTCGGCATGTACTAGCGCTCAGCGAACACCGAGTTCGGTCATCTATGATGATCAACGTGTGAATCGTATCCAGGAAATCGATTTAGAGCTTTCTAAGTTCTGGAACAACGATTGGAGAGCGAATCAGCAGTTCTTCCAAACACAAACAGGTCTGAGCGCACCTCAAGCTTTTGATGGTCGTATGTATCAAGATCCTTATGTGCGCGATCAAGTCGACCGTCTTTGGAAAGAGCGCCAACAAGAAGTCGACGTGCTTTCATCAAAACTTTCATTGCGTGAATGGGACGGCTTAGGGCCTTGGTTTTCAGCGTCTTTCCGTTCACCACTATTTGAAAAAGAAGAGATCGTCGAAATCACGAACCTGAACGAGTTTAAAAGCGAGGATATCAACGCAACAAACGCTTTCCCGCTTGAGCACCGTTTCTATTCTAACTATTCTCTGCGCCTTATGAACAATTTGCCGGTCGAAACAACGCCCTTTGCCGGAGACCGACAAGATCAACGTCAAAAATATCTTAAAGCGCGATTGGATTGCGACGGCGATATTATTTATCAATCAGGATTTTTATTCTTCCAAAACGAAACACGCGGCCGCGTGTATGAATTCAACTGGTATTTCAACAAAGAAAATGGCCAGCGCGTGAGGGTAAAGCTTTCTCCGGGTGTTAGAAGTTGTCAGCTCAGATACTATGATCCGGATAAAGACCGTAAGTGGACTCATACGATCAGGCTTGTCGACGTTGCAATGACGACGCCGGAATGGGTTAAGCTCACTAATCAAATTGATGTGTGTGCCCGTCCTGTCGGAAATTTTGGTGGCAACAATGTGACAAATTTTTTCTGGCAACAGGACTATCTATTTACGACGTGCCCACAAAGCTTTGATAAACTGATCAACTTACGCGATCCGTATCTTTCAATGAATCGCCGCGTGCTTTCTTTAACGGGCTCTCCTCTATCCAGAAAAGATTTTAATGACAAAAATCCCATGGCGGCCCTGAATTTCGATAAAGCACCTAAGTTCGATATTATTTGGGTTTCCTCTTTGAACTTTTCTGCTGACTTTTATGGAATGGTGCTGGCGCGTGCCCTTCGTCATCATGCCGAGCGTGGCACACAGATTCGCGTTCTGGTACCCGAAGTGACCATGACTAAAAAGGATAAGCGTATTCTTGAATGGTTGGCATTTGGAATGCCCAACGTGAAGGTTCAATATTATAAGTATCGTTTATCAGAAGCCAAAGACGGCTCTTGGCTTGATAAATTTCACCGCGTGAATCACACGAAAATCGTTATGGGGTATTCTTCGACGAACTGGAAGGATAGCTTCTTGATCACGGGCGGAAGAAATATCCGTGACTCTTACATCTTCAGTGATACTCCGTTCTACAAAGCCTACAAGTATTTGAAGAACTACGGTGAAGGCGAAGAGCCTTACATTTACTACAATGATTTCGAAGTTGAGATGCGCGGTCATCCCTTCATTCAGTCTGTAATGGCGCAAATGCTTTCATTCTGGATGCGCGATCCCGTATCCAATCGCTTCCGCTCAACGAATGTAAACATCCCGCAAGCGGCTTCCCAAAGTCAGGTTTTACGTTTGACGGCTTTACCGAACCTCTATCCGTTGGTTCGCCATGTGATGTCCTTGCCTTTCTTTGACGGTTTCCAGCTGGAAAAGTTCTATATCAATATGATTGATTCAGCTCAATCCGAGTTGCTACTGACGACACCTTATTTCCGTCCTTCTGTGGCCATCAGCGCGGCTTTGGATCGCGCCGTCCAACGTGGAGTCAAAGTAAAGATCTTAACTCGTATCCACCTAGCAGGTGACGGCACCCCACAAATTGCGGAAGACGTAAATAAAGAAGGGATCAACCGCCATTTGAAAAATGTTGAGATCTATGAGTGGACAGATTCACGCTCGATCATGCACGCAAAGATTCTAGTTATTGATAAGAAATTAAGTTTTATCAGTAGCGTGAATTTAAATCGTCGTAGCTTCATCCACGACACAGAGAGCGGCGCTTTGATTTTGCATGAGCCCACAGCTTTGGACATGCGAAAAGAAGTTTTAGACTTTTTGAAAGGCGGCCGTCGCATCACTCAGAAAGAAAAAATTTCTTGGATCAACGGCACTTTGATTGATTGGGCCGATTCTTACTTCTAA
- a CDS encoding alpha/beta hydrolase — translation MKSVLLAVFVVVSALFVSMESVAQSKAYKGFVALSATKELYVDYVPAEAKQPTVILINGLTYSTRQWDNFTDNLVAKGVGVLRYDPIGQGQTLLKYAPILAPIPYQDQIVDLKALLEKMKIKGPYNLVGLSYGGGIAAGFAAAYPSLVKNLVLMAPFTRPLDGTDNWIKAQIWATRQIFPFNKMSDDDLYDYYLHQIVYATYPQAEPIVLENPFKLEATYRLVQGIRKARPIDFTHTIPNRALHLMIARQDQYINTSVLDEYWDAVPEEARASRLYINGSEHKMVEAVPYFTAAWVYEIVTGNKRLYKGDDFEGYPFRGEVRAGQENIKVGRE, via the coding sequence ATGAAATCAGTTTTGTTAGCGGTTTTTGTAGTGGTCTCTGCTTTGTTTGTTTCGATGGAGTCTGTGGCTCAGTCGAAAGCTTATAAAGGTTTTGTGGCGCTTTCGGCGACGAAGGAACTTTATGTTGATTATGTTCCTGCGGAAGCAAAACAGCCGACAGTTATTTTGATCAATGGTCTTACTTACAGCACTCGTCAATGGGATAACTTCACTGACAATCTTGTTGCGAAGGGTGTTGGTGTTCTTCGTTACGATCCAATCGGTCAAGGTCAGACTCTTTTAAAGTATGCGCCGATCCTTGCACCAATTCCCTATCAAGATCAGATCGTGGATCTTAAGGCTCTTTTAGAGAAAATGAAAATTAAAGGCCCTTATAATTTAGTTGGGCTGTCTTACGGTGGCGGCATTGCCGCAGGCTTTGCCGCTGCTTATCCATCACTTGTGAAGAACTTGGTGCTCATGGCGCCCTTCACTCGTCCCCTGGATGGAACAGACAACTGGATTAAGGCGCAGATCTGGGCGACTCGTCAGATTTTCCCGTTCAATAAAATGTCGGATGATGATTTGTATGATTACTATCTTCATCAGATCGTCTATGCCACGTATCCGCAGGCAGAACCGATTGTCCTGGAAAATCCATTTAAGCTCGAAGCAACTTATCGCCTCGTACAAGGAATTCGTAAGGCTCGTCCGATTGATTTCACTCACACAATTCCAAATCGTGCTTTGCATTTGATGATTGCTCGTCAAGATCAGTACATCAATACAAGTGTGCTAGATGAGTACTGGGATGCCGTTCCTGAAGAAGCTCGTGCCAGCCGTCTTTATATCAACGGTTCTGAACACAAGATGGTGGAGGCTGTTCCTTACTTCACGGCAGCTTGGGTTTACGAGATCGTCACTGGCAATAAACGTCTTTATAAAGGTGATGACTTTGAAGGTTATCCTTTCCGTGGCGAAGTTCGTGCGGGACAGGAAAATATCAAAGTAGGTCGCGAATGA
- a CDS encoding class I adenylate-forming enzyme family protein, with amino-acid sequence MELDWLKRWKLYSPHNIAIKDGDTGREFSYAKLFDLANRGAHYLHNQFGIRKGDRVAVLATNELEYVFLFFALQRLGAIMVPVNFRLTQREVDHIISDSSPKLVLFQEAYRDIVENLPSSLKPELLKLQGDNSFASFLESSSSAEEYSFTSQENDPVMIMYTSGTTGSPKGAILTYKMIFWNSINTTLRLNISQNDCTVIFLPFFHTGGWNVLTTPFIHRGAKVVFLKKFDADQILHLSAQEKATLLFGVPTTMDMMARSELFNKVDLSNIRYAIVGGEPMPIELIRVWDKKGIPVRQGYGLTEFGPNVFSLNEEDALRKIGSIGFPNFYIEAKVVDMEGKELKDNEVGELILRGPMCMQGYWHNEKATNEAIKEGWLYTGDLVRRDSEGYYYVVGRKKDMFISGGENVYPPEIEQILRTHPSVLEAAVIGVPDEKWGEVGKAFIVADQERLTADELHQHCVRNLAKFKIPKHFVFLPSLPKGDSGKILKRKLMELAPN; translated from the coding sequence ATGGAACTGGATTGGCTGAAACGCTGGAAACTTTATTCGCCTCACAATATCGCTATCAAAGATGGCGATACGGGACGTGAATTTTCTTACGCCAAGCTTTTTGATTTGGCCAATCGCGGAGCCCATTATCTACACAACCAGTTTGGCATTCGTAAAGGGGATCGCGTGGCGGTCCTTGCCACCAATGAACTGGAATACGTTTTTCTTTTCTTTGCCTTGCAGCGCCTGGGCGCCATCATGGTGCCGGTAAACTTCCGTCTTACTCAACGTGAGGTGGATCACATTATTTCCGATTCCTCTCCAAAGTTAGTTCTGTTTCAAGAGGCTTATCGAGACATCGTTGAAAATCTGCCTTCTTCCTTAAAACCTGAGCTTTTGAAGCTTCAAGGCGACAACAGCTTCGCAAGCTTTTTAGAATCTAGCAGTTCCGCCGAAGAATACTCTTTCACGTCACAGGAAAATGATCCCGTGATGATAATGTACACCTCGGGCACAACGGGTTCCCCCAAAGGCGCTATCTTGACTTACAAGATGATTTTCTGGAACTCGATCAACACGACACTGCGTTTGAATATTTCGCAAAATGATTGCACGGTGATCTTCCTCCCCTTCTTCCACACGGGAGGCTGGAACGTTCTAACAACACCGTTCATCCATCGCGGTGCCAAAGTGGTTTTCCTGAAAAAGTTTGATGCGGACCAGATTCTTCACTTGAGTGCCCAAGAAAAAGCGACTTTGCTTTTCGGCGTACCAACGACCATGGATATGATGGCGCGCTCAGAACTTTTTAATAAAGTGGATCTTTCTAACATTCGCTATGCCATCGTGGGCGGCGAACCGATGCCGATCGAATTGATTCGCGTTTGGGACAAAAAAGGGATTCCAGTTCGTCAGGGTTACGGATTGACGGAGTTTGGCCCGAACGTATTTTCTTTAAATGAAGAAGATGCACTTAGAAAAATCGGCTCTATTGGATTTCCCAACTTTTATATCGAAGCCAAAGTAGTCGATATGGAAGGAAAAGAGCTTAAAGACAATGAGGTCGGCGAACTGATTCTGCGTGGACCAATGTGCATGCAGGGATATTGGCACAATGAAAAAGCCACCAATGAAGCCATCAAAGAGGGCTGGCTTTACACCGGCGATCTTGTACGCCGGGATTCTGAAGGCTATTACTACGTCGTCGGACGCAAAAAAGACATGTTCATCTCGGGTGGAGAAAACGTATATCCTCCGGAGATTGAACAAATTCTTCGCACTCATCCTTCGGTATTGGAAGCGGCCGTCATTGGCGTTCCTGACGAAAAATGGGGCGAGGTGGGTAAAGCTTTTATAGTGGCAGACCAAGAAAGACTGACCGCGGATGAGCTGCACCAACACTGCGTTCGAAATCTGGCAAAATTCAAAATCCCTAAGCATTTTGTGTTTTTACCGTCCTTACCTAAGGGCGATAGCGGCAAGATTTTGAAGCGCAAATTGATGGAATTGGCTCCCAACTAG